GGGCCTGTCCCTCTTCAACCTGGGCGGCAGCTACGTGACGCGCGCGCTGTCGCGCTTCACCGGCACGGAGATGCTCCAGGAGCTGTCTTCCTTCATGCTGACGCTCTCCTCCATGAACGAGGGCTTCCGCGAGCGTGCCCGCGGCGTGCGTGAGCTCCTGGAGGACAAGACGACGGGCTTCGTGCTGGTGACGAGCCCCAACCCGGAGCGGCTGGACGAGGCCATCCACTTCCACAAGCTGCTCCAGCAGAACCGCATGGAGATGACGGCCATCGTGGTGAACCGCGTGCACCCGCTGCCCACCCAGGAGCAGTGGGCGGACGCGGCCACGCTGACGCCCACCCGGCGCGCGAAGGTGGAGGAGACGCTGCGCGAGCTCCAGGTGCTGGCGCAGCAGGACCTGGAGGGCATGGCGCAGCTGCGCGAGGCCTGTCCGGGCACGCCCCTCATCCAGGTGCCGCGCTTCGGGCTGGACGTGCACGACCTCACCGCGCTGTGGGGCACCGGCCGCTACCTCCTGGGCGACGACGTCCTCGCCTGAGCGCCCTCCCCCACTCCGCGTGACGCGCCGGAGGCCCGGAGCCGCCGGGCATTTCCGGCGCGAGGGGGCGTTCATCCCGGGCGGCAAGGCACCCGGGGCCTTCCCGCATTAGACTGGCGGGCTCCGGAAGCACCGCGGAAGAGCCCTTCGGGAACCTGGCGGGTCTCCGGGGTGTCGATGTCCGGGGCCGCACCGGATGGGAGTGAGCTGCATGCACGGCAGGAAGCGGATGGAGGCAACCGGAGTCGCCCGGCGGTGGCTGTGGGTGGGCGTGTTGGGCCTGGGCCTGACGCTCACGGGCTGCCGCACCACGGGCGGGGCGGCGAAGCCGGACGCCACGGCGAACAAGCAGGTCGTGGAGTTCGACCCCGTCACGGTGACGGCGGACCTGGAGCTGGACAAGCTCAACGACGAGGAGCTCTTCGCGGGCGGCACCTCCGCCTTCGCCGCCAACGACTTCAAGCAGGCGGCGCGCTACTTCGGCCGGCTCGCGGACTTCCACCCCAACAGCCCGCACCGCCGGCAGGCCCTCTACAACGCGGGCCTCGCGCACCAGCGCCTCAAGGAGTGGGACGACGCCTACGGGCGCTTCTCCGAGCTGGCGGAGCCGGAGAAGGGCCAGGGCGACGCGCTGGACGCGTCCTTCCGCGTGGCGGAGTCGCTCTACCACCTGGAGCGCTACGAGGAGGCGGTGAAGCTCCTGACGACGCTGGCCGCGCGCGCGGACCTGCCCGCGGGCCGCCGCATCGAGGCCCAGGTGCAGCAGGGCATCTGCCAGGTGGAGGCCGGCCGCACCGACGACGCGGAAGCGACGCTGCGCAAGGCGCTGGCCGCGTATGACGCCCTGCCGGACAAGGCGGAGGTGGAGGACTACTTCCCCGCGCAGGCGCACTTCTTCGTCGGTGAAATCTACCGGCTGCACTACGAGGCCGTGAAGCTGGAGGCCAGCCGGGGCAGCGACGGACTGGCGCAGGACCTCAACTACAAGGCGGAGCTGCTGTTGTCCGCGCAGGGC
This DNA window, taken from Corallococcus coralloides DSM 2259, encodes the following:
- a CDS encoding tetratricopeptide repeat protein; its protein translation is MHGRKRMEATGVARRWLWVGVLGLGLTLTGCRTTGGAAKPDATANKQVVEFDPVTVTADLELDKLNDEELFAGGTSAFAANDFKQAARYFGRLADFHPNSPHRRQALYNAGLAHQRLKEWDDAYGRFSELAEPEKGQGDALDASFRVAESLYHLERYEEAVKLLTTLAARADLPAGRRIEAQVQQGICQVEAGRTDDAEATLRKALAAYDALPDKAEVEDYFPAQAHFFVGEIYRLHYEAVKLEASRGSDGLAQDLNYKAELLLSAQGHYLRSIRVGNGYWATAAGAQIGALYENLYEHMVNSPTPPELNAEEAEVYRQELRKKIRVLLTKSINIYERTLEAAERIGSQNAFVDRTRQSLEKVKSLLLADADADTESEGVSVPMPASNAGAKHR